A window from Citrus sinensis cultivar Valencia sweet orange chromosome 5, DVS_A1.0, whole genome shotgun sequence encodes these proteins:
- the LOC127902306 gene encoding uncharacterized protein LOC127902306, whose translation MVRSSRTGTLSFDPEIEKTARQLRQQTKRAKQRSSSPLLSETDTVPDLVESSSDSEEQVMDRPAPVERTLRELAEPDLNQQPLCIQYVDLEVNFELKSGLIHLLPKFHGFAGEDPHKHLKEFHVVCSSMRPQGVTEEQIKLRAFPFSVDGLAKDWLYYLPPGSITTWNGLKKQFLEKYFPASRAANIRKDICGIRQLPGETLYEYWERFKQLCASCPQHQISDQLLIQYFYEGLSLMDRSMIDAASGGVLVNKTPTQARELISNMAANAQQFGSRQDATLRNVNEVNISSVEQRLDKLTSLVEKFVVGNVQQVKTCGICYNMGHSTDMCPTLQEEPVQNLENQMSQLATTVSRLESQVLGRLPSQSEVNPKQNVSAVILRSGTELQEPSKKVTKHVEDELEKNELMPQSQDAQPTKAKPLPIVIPPPFPSRFAKSKKEEQEKDILETFRKVEVNIPLLDAIKQIPRYAKVLKELCTSKRKLRGDEKVHMGENVSAVLQKKLPPKCKDPGMFTIPCKIGSVKIEKALLDLGASINVMPRSIYSSLNVGPLKETGVIIQLADRSNAYPDGVLEDVLVQVNELVFPADFYVLDMEDDNSSNSVPILLGRPFLKTARTKMDVHKGTLTMEFDGEVIEFNMNDAMKYPSEEHSVFSVDVINPIAQEIFYKEKTKTFHDRMILRKEFSVGQKV comes from the exons atggttcgttcttctcgtacaggtacactttcgtttgatcctgaaattgagaagacagctcgccagctgagacagcagacaaagcgagctaagcaacgatcctcgtcgcctttgctttctgaaacAGATACGGTGCCTGATTTAGTTGAATCATCTAGCGAttcagaagaacaagtgatggatagacctgcacctgtagaaagaactcttagagagttagctgaaccagacttgaatcaacaaccactctgcattcaatatgtagacttggaggtaaattttgaattaaagtctggtcttattcacttattacccaagtttcatggttttgcaggtgaagatcctcataaacatctcaaggagtttcatgttgtgtgCTCAAGTATGAGGCCACAAGGCGTGACTGAAGAGCAGATTAAGCTGCGTGCTTTTCCGTTCTCTGTAGATGGGCTAGCTAAAGATTGGTTGTACTACTTGCCTCCTGGATCGATTACAACgtggaatggtttgaagaagcagttcctcgagaagtactttcctgcttcaagagctgccaacataagaaaagatatttgtgggatcagacaacttcctggggagactttgtatgagtattgggagcgattcaaacaattgtgtgccagttgtcctcagcatcagatttctgatcaacttcttattcaatatttttacgaaggactatcattgatggataggagtatgatagatgctgctagtggaggcgtgttggtgaacaagacTCCTACTCAAGCAAGGGAGTTGATATCAAATATGGCTGCCAATGCACAACAATTTGGCAGCAGACAAGATGCCACCTTAAGGAAtgtgaatgaggtaaatatttcttctgttgaacaacgtttagataaactcacttctcttgtggaaaagtttgttgtaggtaatgtgcaacaggtgaagacttgtggtatttgttacaatatgggtcattcaactgatatgtgtcctacacttcaagaagaacccgtt cagaacttggagaaccaaatgagtcaattggcGACTACAGTAAGCCGTCTGGAGTCTCAAGTATTAGGAAGATTgccttcacaatctgaggtgaatccaaagcaaaacgttagtgctgtcatccttagaagtgggacggagttgcaagagcctagtaagaaagtgacaaagcatgtagaggatgagcttgagaagaatgaattgatgcctCAATCTCAAGATGCACAACCCACCAAAGCAAAACCCCTACCTATTGTGATACCTCCTCCTTTTCCAAGCCGATTTGCAAAATCCAAGaaggaggaacaagagaaagacatccttgagacatttcgcaaggttgaggtaaatattcctttattagatgctataaaacaaatacctcgatatgctaaagtccttaaggaactgtgcacctctaagagaaaattaagaggagatgaaaaagttcacatgggggagaatgtttcagcagttcttcaaaagaaactacctcctaagtgcaaggatccaggtatgtttactatcccttgtaaaattggtagtgttaaaattgaaaaggctttgttagatctaggagcttctattaatgtcatgcctcgTTCCATTTATTCATCCTTGAATGttggtccattaaaagaaactggtgtaataattcaactagctgataggtctaatgcatatcctgatggggtattagaagatgtcttagtacaagttaatgagttggtttttcctgctgatttttatgtacttgatatggaagatgataactcctctaattctgtcccaattttgctaggaagaccttttcttaagactgctaggactaaaatggatgtacataaagggactctcactatggagtttgatggagaggttatagaattcaatatgaatgatgccatgaaatatcctagtgaggaacattcagtattttctgtggatgttattaaccctatagcgcaggaaattttttacaaggaaaagacgaagacatttcatgatagaatgattttgagaaaggagttctctgttggtcaaaaagtt